Proteins from a genomic interval of Quercus lobata isolate SW786 chromosome 11, ValleyOak3.0 Primary Assembly, whole genome shotgun sequence:
- the LOC115969491 gene encoding anthocyanidin 3-O-glucosyltransferase 7-like, with the protein MSVTKSSPQKHVAVLPFPFGSHALSLLTLVRRLAKAAPNVHFSFLNTQKCNHSLFSAAKPDETLPNIKPYDVADGVPVGHVLSPNPIEAVEFFIKVSPQNYKRGLEVAVAETGMKFSCLISDAFLTFAVEVAEDLHVPWIPIWFSLPCSLSAHVYTDLIRQRFASNKVKDATLEFIPGLSQMRVSDLSEEVISEKLEETTFSHMLSQVGLVLPRASAVVLTSYEELNPPLINHDFKTKFRNVLNVGFFTLSPPSQSGSDLTGCISWLDEQKERSVAYVSFGTVASPPQNELIALAEALEESGIPFLWSLKDNIKSLLPKGFVERTRLQGKIVPWTPQVKVLANSSIAVFITHCGNNSVSESVAYGVPLICRPFFGDHHMTGRMVEEVWGVGVKVEGGILTKSGLLKSLELILGHEKGKEMRDKAQALKRTVQVAASPNGTAAKDFSHLVELIS; encoded by the coding sequence ATGTCAGTGACCAAAAGCTCTCCTCAGAAACATGTGGCTGTGTTGCCATTCCCATTCGGCAGCCATGCCTTGTCTCTCTTGACTCTGGTTCGCAGATTAGCAAAAGCTGCTCCAAACGTTCACTTCTCATTCTTAAACACACAAAAGTGCAACCATTCACTCTTCTCCGCAGCAAAACCAGACGAGACCTTGCCCAACATAAAACCCTATGATGTGGCCGATGGAGTTCCTGTTGGCCATGTTCTTTCCCCAAATCCTATTGAGGCTGTGGAATTTTTCATTAAGGTCTCGCCACAGAACTATAAAAGAGGCTTAGAAGTGGCTGTGGCAGAGACTGGTATGAAATTCTCTTGCTTGATCTCCGATGCATTCTTGACATTTGCTGTGGAGGTTGCCGAGGATTTGCATGTTCCATGGATCCCAATTTGGTTTTCTTTGCCTTGCTCTCTTTCAGCTCATGTTTATACTGACCTTATACGCCAACGTTTTGCCAGTAATAAAGTTAAAGATGCAACCTTGGAATTCATTCCAGGATTGTCTCAAATGCGTGTTTCGGACTTATCTGAAGAGGTGATATCGGAGAAGTTGGAAGAGACAACTTTCTCACACATGCTGAGTCAAGTTGGGTTGGTATTACCGCGAGCTAGTGCTGTGGTGTTGACCTCTTATGAAGAACTAAACCCACCTCTTATCAATCATGATTTCAAAACAAAGTTTCGAAATGTGCTTAATGTGGGTTTTTTCACACTATCGCCGCCATCACAGTCGGGTTCGGATTTAACTGGGTGCATATCTTGGTTAGATGAACAGAAGGAAAGGTCGGTTGCGTATGTAAGCTTTGGAACTGTGGCTTCACCACCTCAAAATGAGTTAATAGCATTGGCTGAGGCACTGGAAGAGAGTGGAATTCCATTTCTGTGGTCTCTCAAGGACAACATAAAAAGCCTCTTGCCCAAAGGGTTTGTTGAGAGAACTAGATTGCAAGGGAAAATAGTGCCATGGACACCGCAGGTAAAAGTTCTAGCTAATTCTTCAATAGCTGTGTTTATAACTCACTGTGGTAACAATTCTGTGTCCGAGAGTGTTGCATATGGTGTGCCACTGATCTGTAGGCCGTTCTTTGGTGATCATCACATGACTGGAAGAATGGTAGAGGAAGTATGGGGGGTTGGTGTGAAAGTCGAGGGTGGAATTCTCACTAAGAGTGGATTGCTTAAGAGCTTGGAACTCATTTTGGGGCATGAAAAAGGGAAGGAGATGAGAGATAAGGCCCAAGCTCTCAAACGTACTGTACAAGTGGCTGCTAGCCCAAATGGTACTGCTGCAAAAGATTTCAGTCATTTGGTGGAGCTAATATCTTAA
- the LOC115966621 gene encoding probable stress-associated endoplasmic reticulum protein, with translation TTSKRPSKRKVEKFQKNITKTGLVPETTSKKGYDYLVGPIVLGFFVFVVIGSSLFQIIRTATSGGMA, from the exons ACTACTTCAAAGCGCCCTTCTAAGAGGAAAGTGGAAAAGTTTCAGAAGAACATCACAAAGACGGGATTAGTGCCTGAAACCACTTCAAAGAAAGGATATGACTACCTAGTTGGGCCTATCGTTCTTGGTTTCTTTGTCTTTGTAGTCATTGGATCAT CCCTCTTTCAAATAATAAGGACAGCTACAAGCGGTGGGATGGCCTGA